Proteins encoded by one window of Streptomyces sp. NBC_01477:
- a CDS encoding MarR family winged helix-turn-helix transcriptional regulator produces MTEDLDVGRAAETLISSLRLLVRRVRQVQLDGELTLPETSALSRLDRGGPATSSALAKQEQISPQSMGATLGRLEARGLVERRSDPDDGRRVVLSVTPDGLEMLRNRRNARTQKLADALATRFTRAELEQLMAAEPLIERLAQSI; encoded by the coding sequence ATGACCGAGGATCTTGATGTCGGCCGGGCCGCGGAAACCCTCATCTCCAGCCTGCGGCTGCTGGTCCGGCGGGTGCGGCAGGTGCAGCTGGACGGCGAGCTGACGCTGCCCGAGACCTCAGCCCTGTCCCGGCTGGACCGGGGCGGCCCCGCCACGTCCAGCGCCCTGGCCAAGCAGGAGCAGATCAGCCCGCAGTCGATGGGCGCCACCCTCGGCCGGCTGGAGGCCCGCGGCCTGGTCGAACGCCGCTCCGACCCGGACGACGGCCGCCGGGTGGTCCTCTCGGTCACCCCCGACGGCCTGGAAATGCTCCGCAACCGGCGCAATGCCAGGACCCAGAAACTCGCCGACGCCCTCGCCACCCGCTTCACCCGTGCCGAGCTGGAGCAGCTGATGGCCGCCGAGCCGCTGATCGAGCGCCTCGCCCAGAGCATCTGA
- a CDS encoding PP2C family protein-serine/threonine phosphatase — protein MAIETLYVAAAAQARIGGDLYEAVDTPYGLRLLIGDVRGKGLSAVGVAGAVVNSFREAAHDEPDLVALARRLDTSLVRYGAAFPSAESAERFATALLAQIPYGGGEAALVNCGHPAPILMRGTDIRALEPSAASPPLNMAGLIGGDYTLDAVPLDPGDQLLLYTDGVTETRDRSGTFFPLLAWLRGQDAVGPRRLLDLLHDQLLDFSGGGLDDDIAALAVRVGTGDGTAIR, from the coding sequence ATGGCCATCGAGACGCTGTACGTCGCCGCCGCCGCGCAGGCCAGGATCGGCGGCGACCTCTACGAGGCGGTCGACACCCCCTACGGCCTGCGGCTGCTGATCGGCGACGTCCGCGGCAAGGGGCTGTCCGCGGTCGGGGTGGCCGGCGCGGTGGTCAACTCCTTCCGCGAGGCCGCCCACGACGAGCCCGACCTCGTCGCGCTCGCCCGCCGGCTGGACACCAGCCTGGTCCGCTACGGAGCCGCCTTCCCCTCCGCGGAGTCCGCCGAGCGGTTCGCCACCGCCCTGCTGGCCCAGATCCCGTACGGCGGCGGCGAGGCGGCCCTGGTCAACTGCGGCCACCCGGCGCCGATCCTGATGCGGGGCACGGACATCCGCGCGCTGGAGCCGTCCGCCGCCTCCCCGCCGCTGAACATGGCGGGGCTGATCGGCGGCGACTACACGCTCGACGCCGTGCCGCTGGACCCCGGCGACCAACTGCTGCTCTACACCGACGGCGTCACCGAGACCCGCGACCGGTCGGGCACCTTCTTCCCGCTGCTGGCCTGGCTGCGCGGGCAGGACGCGGTAGGGCCGCGCCGGCTCCTGGACCTGCTGCACGACCAGCTGCTGGACTTCAGCGGGGGAGGCCTGGACGACGACATCGCGGCGCTGGCCGTACGGGTGGGGACCGGCGACGGCACCGCCATACGATAA
- a CDS encoding aldo/keto reductase, with the protein MASRTITAAAAGTWQLGDLTVNRIGFGAMRLTGSAAFDLGVPSDRERVLGVLRRAVELGVDHIDTAAFYFSSLRSANELIGRALAPYPDGLVIATKVGPGRGPSGDWLPMARPDQLRGQVEENLRQLGRDHLDLVNLRLMPSTTELAEHFGALAELRTAGLIRQLGVSNVTSAQLAEARAVAPVVCVQNLFGIDDRRSTDLLHECGELGIAFVPFYSIAGKGREVGATGDSSEQLAAVARAHGVSAAQVRLAWTLQQGPHVLAIPGTGDPDHLAENVAAGALRLTDEEMALLNAARPAGSDKS; encoded by the coding sequence ATGGCCTCACGGACCATCACCGCCGCGGCAGCCGGAACCTGGCAGCTGGGCGATCTGACGGTGAACCGTATCGGCTTCGGCGCAATGCGCCTGACCGGCAGCGCCGCCTTCGACCTCGGTGTGCCCAGTGACCGCGAGCGCGTGCTCGGGGTGCTGCGGCGCGCGGTCGAGCTCGGCGTCGACCACATCGACACCGCCGCCTTCTACTTCTCGTCCCTGCGCTCCGCGAACGAGCTGATCGGCCGGGCGCTGGCGCCGTATCCCGACGGCCTGGTGATCGCCACCAAGGTCGGTCCCGGCCGGGGCCCGTCGGGCGACTGGCTGCCGATGGCCAGGCCCGACCAGCTGCGCGGCCAGGTCGAGGAGAATCTGCGGCAGCTCGGCCGCGACCATCTGGACCTGGTCAATCTGCGCCTCATGCCGTCCACCACCGAACTCGCCGAGCACTTCGGCGCGCTGGCCGAGCTGCGGACGGCCGGACTGATCCGCCAGCTGGGCGTCTCCAACGTCACCAGCGCGCAGCTCGCCGAGGCGCGGGCCGTCGCGCCGGTGGTGTGCGTGCAGAACCTGTTCGGCATCGACGACCGCCGCAGTACCGACCTGCTGCACGAGTGCGGCGAACTGGGCATCGCCTTCGTGCCGTTCTACTCGATCGCGGGCAAGGGCCGGGAGGTGGGCGCGACCGGTGACAGCAGCGAGCAGCTCGCGGCGGTCGCCCGCGCGCACGGGGTCTCCGCCGCGCAGGTCCGGCTGGCCTGGACGCTCCAGCAGGGTCCGCACGTGCTTGCCATCCCGGGCACCGGCGACCCGGACCACCTCGCGGAGAACGTGGCGGCCGGCGCGCTGCGGCTCACCGACGAGGAGATGGCACTGCTGAACGCCGCCCGGCCCGCCGGGTCCGACAAGTCGTGA
- a CDS encoding DUF7910 domain-containing protein, whose amino-acid sequence MAVSRRTFIGTTAGGAVAAALGTLGAARTASAAPAASGPGDVVGKITVGYQGWFACIGDGAPINTWWHWSQNAGQAPSPSNNVIKAWPDMREYTRTYQTAYPNLNNGQPATLFSSYDQQTVDTHFLWMQQNNIDTAALQRFNPNSPEGPTRDAMAAKVRSASESHGRKFYVMYDVSGWTTMQSEIKTDWTNKMKAHTASSAYATQNGKPVVCIWGFGFNDNNHPFSAAACLDVINWFKSQGCYVIGGVPREWRTGTGGSRAGYADVYHALNMISPWMVGAIGNAGDSDNAYTAYTVPDQADCNAHGVDYQPCVLPGDVSGRQRAHGDFMWRQFYNVCRAGVQGIYISMFDEYGEGNQIAKTAETAASVPAGSGLWALDEDGTACSSDYYLRLTGDGGRMLKGQLALTATRPTQPTAGSSTGGGPGTVVSFRARANNQYVTADNGGASPLIANRTAIGPWEQFDLIDQGGGNVALRAHANSLIVSADNSGASPLIAARTAVGSWETFQLVRNSNGTVSLKAQVNGLYVTAENAGAAALIANRAAIGGWEQFDLITG is encoded by the coding sequence ATGGCAGTTTCGCGTCGTACGTTCATCGGCACCACAGCGGGCGGGGCCGTCGCCGCGGCCCTGGGCACGCTGGGCGCCGCCCGTACCGCATCGGCCGCGCCCGCCGCCAGCGGGCCGGGCGATGTGGTCGGCAAGATCACCGTCGGATACCAGGGCTGGTTCGCCTGCATCGGCGACGGCGCCCCCATCAACACCTGGTGGCACTGGAGCCAGAACGCGGGCCAGGCGCCGTCGCCGTCCAACAACGTCATCAAGGCGTGGCCGGACATGCGCGAGTACACCAGGACCTACCAGACCGCGTACCCCAACCTGAACAACGGGCAGCCGGCCACGCTGTTCTCGTCGTACGACCAGCAGACCGTCGACACCCACTTCCTGTGGATGCAGCAGAACAACATCGACACCGCCGCCCTCCAGCGCTTCAACCCCAACAGCCCCGAGGGGCCGACCCGGGACGCGATGGCGGCGAAGGTGCGCAGCGCCTCGGAGTCGCACGGCCGGAAGTTCTACGTGATGTACGACGTCTCCGGCTGGACGACCATGCAGTCGGAGATCAAGACCGACTGGACCAACAAGATGAAGGCGCACACCGCCTCGTCGGCGTACGCCACCCAGAACGGCAAGCCGGTGGTGTGCATCTGGGGCTTCGGCTTCAACGACAACAACCACCCCTTCAGCGCCGCCGCGTGCCTGGACGTCATCAACTGGTTCAAGTCGCAGGGCTGTTACGTCATCGGCGGGGTGCCGCGCGAGTGGCGTACCGGCACCGGCGGCTCGCGGGCCGGCTACGCGGACGTCTACCACGCGCTGAACATGATCTCGCCGTGGATGGTCGGAGCGATCGGGAACGCGGGCGACTCCGACAACGCCTACACCGCTTACACCGTGCCCGACCAGGCGGACTGCAACGCGCACGGCGTCGACTACCAGCCGTGCGTGCTGCCGGGCGACGTGTCGGGCCGCCAGCGGGCGCACGGCGACTTCATGTGGCGGCAGTTCTACAACGTCTGCCGGGCCGGGGTGCAGGGCATCTACATCTCGATGTTCGACGAGTACGGCGAGGGCAACCAGATCGCCAAGACCGCGGAGACCGCGGCCTCCGTACCGGCCGGCTCGGGGCTGTGGGCGCTGGACGAGGACGGTACGGCCTGCTCGTCGGACTACTACCTGCGGCTGACCGGCGACGGCGGCCGGATGCTCAAGGGGCAGCTCGCGCTCACCGCCACCCGCCCCACCCAGCCGACCGCCGGCTCGTCCACCGGCGGCGGCCCCGGCACGGTGGTGAGCTTCCGGGCGCGGGCCAACAACCAGTACGTGACGGCGGACAACGGCGGCGCCTCCCCGCTGATCGCCAACCGGACCGCGATCGGGCCGTGGGAGCAGTTCGACCTGATCGACCAGGGCGGCGGCAATGTCGCGCTGCGCGCCCACGCCAACAGCCTCATCGTCAGCGCCGACAACTCCGGGGCGTCCCCGCTGATCGCCGCCCGCACCGCGGTGGGCAGCTGGGAGACCTTCCAGCTCGTCCGCAACTCCAACGGCACCGTCAGCCTCAAGGCGCAGGTCAACGGGCTCTACGTCACCGCGGAGAACGCCGGCGCGGCCGCGCTGATCGCCAACAGGGCCGCCATCGGCGGCTGGGAGCAGTTCGACCTGATCACCGGCTGA
- a CDS encoding MFS transporter, translating into MTTTAGTGGGSRNLVLAAMIFAVSMTFIDQTIVSIAVPDIQRELGLSNTGVQWAVNAYLLTLAAFFAYGGRLADTAGHRKVVVIGVLVFASASLLCGLTPKGGVAQAWIVIFRAVQGVGGAMMFPAALGIVVQTFALRERGRALALFFGIAGGLTAIGPILGGYLTEWTWRAIFWVNIPVAVVALVLISLSKPVTEHRPARMDYRGLALIAAGVTLSVFGFQQAEIWGWGNPGIGLTIAAGVLLLAAFVLVELRTEEPLMQVRIFRIRAFRTENAVLGIAMLTFIPVFFFISEYAQISLGKTASEAGEYLLYFFVGFVIASQIGGRMLDRGGAKRPVVLGCALSAVGFALWAARVTDPVLRSGGFRRGHPHRAVLHGRGHGTGRGGGFPRPSVGTPARTCRGRGRTAGADHALSPRPPARAAV; encoded by the coding sequence ATGACCACCACTGCGGGGACCGGTGGGGGATCGCGGAATCTCGTACTGGCGGCGATGATCTTCGCGGTCTCGATGACTTTCATCGACCAGACCATCGTGTCCATCGCGGTCCCCGACATCCAGCGCGAGCTGGGGCTGTCCAACACCGGCGTGCAATGGGCGGTCAACGCCTACCTGCTGACACTGGCCGCCTTCTTCGCCTACGGCGGCCGGCTGGCCGACACCGCGGGGCACCGCAAGGTGGTGGTGATCGGGGTACTGGTCTTCGCGAGCGCGTCGCTGCTGTGCGGCCTCACCCCGAAGGGCGGCGTCGCGCAGGCCTGGATCGTGATCTTCCGGGCGGTGCAGGGCGTGGGCGGCGCCATGATGTTCCCCGCCGCGCTCGGCATCGTCGTGCAGACCTTCGCGCTGCGCGAGCGCGGCCGGGCGCTGGCCCTCTTCTTCGGCATCGCCGGCGGGCTCACCGCGATCGGGCCGATCCTCGGCGGCTACCTCACCGAATGGACCTGGCGGGCCATCTTCTGGGTGAACATCCCCGTCGCGGTGGTCGCCCTGGTGTTGATCTCGCTGTCCAAGCCGGTCACCGAGCACCGGCCGGCCCGGATGGACTACCGCGGCCTGGCGCTGATCGCCGCGGGGGTGACGCTCAGCGTGTTCGGCTTCCAGCAGGCCGAGATCTGGGGCTGGGGCAATCCCGGCATCGGTCTGACGATCGCCGCCGGGGTGCTGCTGCTGGCCGCCTTCGTCCTGGTCGAACTGCGGACCGAGGAACCGCTGATGCAGGTGCGGATCTTCCGTATCCGGGCCTTCCGCACCGAGAACGCCGTGCTCGGCATCGCCATGCTCACCTTCATCCCGGTCTTCTTCTTCATCAGCGAGTACGCGCAGATCTCGCTCGGCAAGACCGCCTCGGAGGCGGGCGAGTACCTGCTCTACTTCTTCGTCGGCTTCGTCATCGCCTCGCAGATCGGCGGGAGGATGCTGGACAGGGGCGGCGCCAAGCGCCCGGTGGTGCTCGGCTGCGCGCTGTCCGCGGTGGGCTTCGCGCTGTGGGCGGCCAGGGTGACCGATCCCGTCCTTCGTTCGGGGGGATTTCGCCGAGGCCACCCGCACCGTGCTGTCCTGCATGGCCGGGGTCATGGCACTGGCCGCGGTGGTGGCTTTCCTCGGCCTTCAGTCGGGACTCCAGCCCGAACTTGCCGAGGCCGAGGGCGAACAGCCGGAGCCGACCACGCGCTGAGTCCACGACCGCCGGCCAGGGCAGCGGTCTAA